The DNA window CGAGCCTGGGCGTAACGCGGTGTCGGTCGGCGGGTCGCTGCTGTTGGTGCTGAGCGGCTGGGTGATCTCGCTGTGTCTGCACGAGTTCGCGCACGCCGTGACTGCCTTCCGCTTCGGCGACCGCAACACCGAAACTCGCGGCTACCTGACGCTCAACCCGATGCGCTACACCCACGTCGGTCTGTCGATCGTGCTGCCCATGCTCATCATCCTGTTGGGCGGCATCGGTTTTCCCGGCGGAGCCGTCTACGTGAATCAGGCCGGGTTCACCCGCGCGCAGCGGACCGCGGTGTCGCTCGCCGGGCCGCTGACCAACATCGTTCTCGGCGCGATCCTGCTCGCCGTGGTTCGCGTACTCGGCGCCGACGCCGGCTACGGGACCGTCGGCGGTCTATGGGTAGGAACCGACGGGATCAATCTGTGGGGCGCGTTGTCGATGCTGGCCTTTCTGCAGTTGACCGCCGCGGTGCTGAACCTGCTGCCGGTACCCGGCTTCGACGGTTATGGCGCCATCGAGCCATATCTGTCCGATCAGACGCGGGCCGCCGCCGCCAAGATCGCGCCGTACGGATTCCTGATCCTGATCGCGCTGCTGTTCATCCCGGTTCTCAACCAGGCGTTCTTCGACGTCGTCTTCTGGATCTTCGGGCTGTCGGGGGTGCCGTCGGCGCTGGCGTCCTACGGCTGGAATCTGTTCGTCTTCTGGCGCTGAACACCAGTGTCCCGTGGGCCCAAATCCTCTCTCCGCCCGGCGCACACGGCGATAGGGTCGAATCGACACCCACGTGCAGGAGGCAGAGAAATGAGTACCCACGACGTTCGCATGGTCGTGCTCTCGACCGACGATCTCGACGAGTCGATCAAGTTCTACAGCGAGACCCTGGGCATGGGCCTGAAGTTCCGCGACGGCACGCATTTCGCGGCTCTCGACGGCGGATCGATCACCCTGGCGCTGGCCACCGCGGTCGACCATCCCATCCACGGGCAGGTCGTCGTCGGGATCAAGACCGATGACGTCGACGGCGCGGCCAAGGCGATCGAGGCCAGCGGCGGCGGCATCGTCAAAGGCCCCTACGACGATGCGCACGAACGTCGCGCCGTCGTCTACGACAACAAGGGCAACGGGCTGGTCTTCTACAGCCCGCTCAACCGCTGACCTCCACCCCACTCCCGAAAAACTAGAACACGTTCTACTATCGGTCGGTGAATACGAGCAGCTTCGTGGATATGGACAAGAAGTCGGTTCTGGTGACCGGGGGTGGCAGCGGCATCGGTGCGGGCGTGGCCGCCACGCTGGCGCAGTGCGGCGCGAGGGTGACGATCGTCGGCCGCAACGCCGAACGCCTCGGCGACACGGCCGAGCGCATCAACGCGCGTACCGGGCGGACCGCGGTACACGCGCATGCCGCCGATGTGACCGACGAGGAACAGATCGCCGCGGCGGTCGCCGCCGCAGCCGGTCACGGCGACGGCCTGCACGGCGTGGTGGCCTGTGCCGGCGGTAGCGAGACCATCGGGCCCATCACCGCGATGGACACCGAGGCCTGGAAGCGCACCGTCGACCTCAATGTGAACGGCACCATGTTCACGTTGAAACACGCAGCGCGCGAACTGGTTCGGGCCGGTGGCGGCAGCTTTGTGGCGATCTCGTCGATCGCGGCGAGCAACACGCACCGCTGGTTCGGCGCCTATGGGGTCACCAAGTCGGCGGTCGATCATCTGGTCGCGCTCGCCGCCGACGAACTCGGCCCGAGCAACGTCCGGGTGAACGGCATCCGGCCCGGACTCATCCGCACCGACCTGGTCACCGCGATCCTCGACGACGAGACGCTGAGCGCCGACTACCGGGTCTCCACGCCACTGCCGCGGATCGGCGAGGTCGACGACATCGCCGCGATGAGCG is part of the Gordonia bronchialis DSM 43247 genome and encodes:
- a CDS encoding VOC family protein, which codes for MSTHDVRMVVLSTDDLDESIKFYSETLGMGLKFRDGTHFAALDGGSITLALATAVDHPIHGQVVVGIKTDDVDGAAKAIEASGGGIVKGPYDDAHERRAVVYDNKGNGLVFYSPLNR
- a CDS encoding site-2 protease family protein — translated: MTAAPIRPGLRDIARAVRPGPIFVGLVAVAILGGWLCAQAEPGRNAVSVGGSLLLVLSGWVISLCLHEFAHAVTAFRFGDRNTETRGYLTLNPMRYTHVGLSIVLPMLIILLGGIGFPGGAVYVNQAGFTRAQRTAVSLAGPLTNIVLGAILLAVVRVLGADAGYGTVGGLWVGTDGINLWGALSMLAFLQLTAAVLNLLPVPGFDGYGAIEPYLSDQTRAAAAKIAPYGFLILIALLFIPVLNQAFFDVVFWIFGLSGVPSALASYGWNLFVFWR
- a CDS encoding SDR family oxidoreductase; the encoded protein is MDKKSVLVTGGGSGIGAGVAATLAQCGARVTIVGRNAERLGDTAERINARTGRTAVHAHAADVTDEEQIAAAVAAAAGHGDGLHGVVACAGGSETIGPITAMDTEAWKRTVDLNVNGTMFTLKHAARELVRAGGGSFVAISSIAASNTHRWFGAYGVTKSAVDHLVALAADELGPSNVRVNGIRPGLIRTDLVTAILDDETLSADYRVSTPLPRIGEVDDIAAMSAFLLSDHASWVTGQVLNVDGGQMLRRGPDFSSMLEPLFGADGLRGVVAE